GGATAGCCATATAAGCCGGTACCCGCGCGGTATGTAACCGCCTGCTGCCGAATAAATTGCTTTAGGCGCAAGCGGTTATCCAGCCAAGCGCACAGGTGCCCTTTGGATATCTGGCTCTTAATCTGAACCCTCCGCGCCATTGCAGCTTTCGAGTTTGTGTCCCTTGCAGGACCATACTCCGGGAATAGATGCCGGGCCGATAGATCTTGGCCGTGTTGCTCTCCCTTTGCATTGGGCGCCATATTTTCAGTTCGATCAGCAGCCGATCCCAAGCGGCGAACTTTAACAGTTTTTCAGCCATCTGAGCTAGTTTTCTAGCCTGGAATAGAAACCCGTTCCACGGGTTTGCGTGGTAATGCTCTACAGATGACGAGCAGGAAAGGCTATTGCCTGGTTCCGTCGTTGAGGAGTTCACTGCGTAACGCCAGGCGATAACCCTCGATGGCTGCATGGATACATAACAATGAAGCGTATGTTGATCAACGCAACTCAACCTGAAGAGTTGCGTGTTGCCATCGTTGATGGCCAGAAACTATTCAATCTGGATATAGAGGTCCCCGGTCGGGAGCAAAAAAAGGCCAATATCTACAAGGGACGCATTACCCGCGTCGAACCCAGTCTGGAAGCTGCATTTGTCGATTACGGCTCTGAACGCCACGGTTTCCTTCCCCTCAAAGAGATCGCCAGGACCTACTTCACCGAAAAAGCCAGAAGCACCTCAGGCAGAGTCAATATACAAGAGGCGATCAAAGAGGGCCAAGAGGTCATTATCCAGGTCGAGAAAGAGGAACGCGGTAACAAAGGGGCCGCCCTGACTACATTCATTTCTCTGGCCGGACGCTATCTCGTGCTGATGCCGAACAATCCCCGCGCCGGAGGTGTATCCCGCAGAATAGAGGGTCAGGATCGTACCGAACTGCGTGAAGCCATGAGCGAGTTGCAGATCCCTGATGACATGGGATTGATCGTACGCACTGCGGGTGTCGGCAAGAACAGCGAGGAACTGCAGTGGGACCTGGACTACCTGATCCAGCTTTGGCAGGCAATTGAACACTCTGCAGAGAAGCCGGCCCCTTTCCTGATCTACCAGGAGAGCAACGTCATCATTCGCTCCATCCGAGACTATTTGCGCGCCGACATCGGTGAGATCGTCATCGATGACAAGGATGTCTTCAGCCAGGCCGATCGCTTCATCAATCAGGTGATGCCGCAATACAGCAAGAAGCTGCGCCACTATGATGACGAGGTCCCGCTCTTCAGCCGCTACCAGATCGAGAGCCAGATCGAATCGGCATTCCAGCGGGAAGTCAGCCTGCCATCCGGCGGTGCTATTGTGATCGATCACACCGAGGCCTTGACCTCTATCGATATCAACTCCGCCCGAGCCACCAAGGGTGCTGATATCGAGGAGACCGCCCTGAACACTAACCTTGAAGCGGCTGACGAGATCGCCCGGCAGCTGCGTTTGCGGGATCTGGGCGGGCTTTTCGTTATCGACTTCATCGATATGACTCCATCGCGAAACCAACGCGAGGTGGAGAATCGACTCAAAGAGGCCCTGAAACAGGATCGGGCACGGGTGCAAATCGGCAGAATTTCCCGTTTCGGACTGCTGGAGATGTCGCGCCAGCGACTGCGCCCCTCTCTGGGTGAAGCCAGTGAGCAGGTCTGCCCCCGCTGCAAGGGACATGGCACGATCCGTGGCGTGGAATCACTCTCCCTCTCTGTATTGCGCATCATCGAAGAAGAGGCGATGAAGGAGAATACCGGTCGCATTGTTGCTCAGCTCCCTGTCGATATCGCCACTTTTCTGCTGAATGAGAAACGGCAGGCGATTCACGACATTGAAAGGCGTCAGTCCATCGATGTCGTGCTGGTGCCCAACATCCATCTTGATACCCCCAATTACACCATTGAGCGGGTGCGGATGGGTGACCTGCCTGCGGATGACGATACCGTATCGAGTTACAAGATGGTCACCGACGAAAGCGAACAGAAGGTACAGGATTTCGGCAAGACCAAACAACCGCAAGCGGAAAAACCCGCGGTAAAATCCATCGCGCCCGCGAGCCCTGCCCCACAAAGGAGTGAAGCAGCCCGGGCGGTGGCGGAAACGGGTGAAGGCGGTTTTTTGAAGAAGATTTTCAGTATCTTCACCTCAAAGTCGGATGAACCCGCCAAAGAGGAGCCGGTAAAAAAGAGCGCCAAACCGCGCCAGAGCAGTGACCGCGGCCAGTCAACAACGGCAGGGAAAGGACGTAAAAGACAGGCGGCCAATCGTGGCAAAGGCGGCGCCGGTGAGAATAGGCGCGGTGAACGATCCGAGCGGCGCACACAGGAAGCATCTACAACAGGTAAACGAAAACCGCAAAAGTCTTCGGCCAAGACAGCTGAAAAACAGACCAAGGAGAAAAAGCCCCAGGACAAGAGTAATACTCAGGCGGATAAGGCAAACGACGAGACTCCGAAGCCCAAGGCATCGCGTCGGGGGCGTCGAGGCGGTCGTAGACGCCGTACCAATGCTGAGAAAAGCAACGAGCAATCAATAGCCAACGGCGTATCTGAGGACAAGGACTCAACGACAAAAGGAGCAAAGGTCGATGAACCCAAGCGTGAGGCGAAGGAAGCGCCACGCAAACGTGAAACCAGGCAAGATGCCAAGAGCATTCCTGATGCAAACAAACCAGCTGCCGGCAAGAAACAGAAACCAGCGGCAAGAACCAAACCCGGGAAGGATCAGGCAACACAATCTACTGCCACACCGACCGTCTCGGAAACGGCCAGGCAGGAAAATCAAGCGCCCGAACCAGGTCCAAAACTGGTTCAGATCGAAACCAAACCGCAACAGGGTGAAAAAGCGCCTGCAAAAAAGAAACCGGAGGTTTCTTCCGACAATCCACCGGCGCCTGTTGAAAAAAAGCCGGAACCACAAATAACGGCCGAAAAGAAACCGAGACCACAGACAACGGACGAAAAGAAACCGGAAATGCCGAAATTACAGCAGGTGGAGACCGCGAAAAGGATTGAAAAACCGGCCGCAAAGCCGATAGCGAAACAACCTGATACTGAAATCGGCAAACCGGTTATGACTGAGCGGGCCCAACAGAGCAGTCAAACCGCCGTTACGGGGCAGACAGATAAGACAGCAACCGCACCAAAGCCAAAGTCGAGCGAGAAGAGCGTAGACAGCAGTAATGGAGACTGATCGGCCAAATCTTGCTCCATAGTGATGGAGCAAGTTTCCGTTCAGTGAGCGAATAGCCTGCCCACTACTTCTCTCGCTCGATCACCATTTCGCTTATCAGTGAAAGATGATAGCGCCTCAGGCGAAGTGGTGACTCATGATCTTATCCAACAGACCTCGGGAGGCCTCTTCCACCAGATCGAATACCCGGTCAAAACCTGCAGCACCACCATAATAGGGATCGGGTACTTCACGTACAGGTTGATGTGGCGCAAAATCCAGAAACAGATGCAGCCGATCTTCCCTGCCCGGCGGACAGAGCGCCTCCAGGTCCGCATAGTTGGACCGGTCCATTGCAATGACATAGTCAAAGCGTTCGAAATCCTCTGACGTGACAATCCTGGCACGTAAGTCGCCTAGATCGAGCCCCCGTTTGATTGCTGTCTCACGTGCCCGGCGGTCCGGTTTGGAACCTGTATGGTAATCGATGGTGCCTGCAGAGTCGGTGGCGATATAGTCACTCAATCCCTGCTTCTCGACGATGTCACGAAACACACCCTGAGCTGTGGGTGAGCGACAGATATTGCCCATGCAAACAAACAGAATGTTAATCTTTATATTTTCATTCATAGAGTAAATTCATTACCTGTTTTTTCGATCCGATGCGACGAGCCGGCCGACTCGATAGATCCCCTATTTTAACCTATACATTATTTTTAGTACCCATGAAAAGCCCACCGATCAGAAGACAAGTGTATTCCATCAGTACAAAGTCGGGAATACTGTCATGTCATCGTTATAAATTAGCGATTAGACGGTCTGAAGGGTAGCTTTCTAATCGGCAATTTTCGCTTATTTACCGATGTGTCATCTATTTCCAGTTTCAGAACCAGCCGTTCTCCCTTTCTTGTGATGATCGCACTTTTGCTGTCGACGGACTCGACCTTCCAATCATTCTTGTTCATTCCCTGGGACACGCGTAGCAGCTCATTGGTATCCAGGTCGCGAATGATTGCTACCTTATTTTCAGGCATCATGGCAACACCTTCCAACTTCAGCCTTAGTGGCTTGCGTGGAATTCGGGGCACGTTTGTTTTCTGCTCAGGTTTGACGGGAGGCAACCTGCCTTCGACAAACAACGGTCTCTCAGTTATTTCATCATATGCCTTTATTGAAACAGGTACGAATCTGACTGTCCCTTTCATATCAGCATCTGCCTGTGAATTGTCCTGGTCACCCGCCTGTTCAGTTATTGTGCCCATATAGTTTGCGGGTGATCTCCATTGATGATAGAGATAACCGCACGTGGCGCCTATTGCCAGCAAGAGCAGGAGTGTCATGGTATTGAAGCTATGTTTCCAGCTGTTCATGACTCACCGTTCTTGATATAGCCAACGACAAGAAATTCCAAATCCAGCATTCTTAACTGTTTTTCGATCTCCTTTGTTTTCGGCAGTCTCCTTCGCGGAATATGCCTGCTGCGCAGACTGATGTTTTCGATAAACAAGTAAGGCTTTTGCGACTCGAGTTGATACATTATCTGCTTGAGGTTTTCCAGGGTGCTCTTCATCCTGACACGGATAGCTATCTTGTTGAGTATCTCCTCCTGGGATATCGGTGCAGTCTGTGTGCTTATGATTTCTCCCTGCCCAGCCGCGACCACCTGTTTGATCCTGCGCTGAAGCTCTGCATTTGCCAGTGAGTCTGTTTTGCTTTGCAGATAGCGCGAATCAGACTGCTGAACCCGCTTGAGCTTATTAAATTCAAGCTGGTATCGCTCATCCTGATTGGCAATTCGCTGATAGCGTTGTATTTGAAATTGCGTATCTTCTATCCGCGCACTATATGTTGTATTCATTGACCAGGCAGGATAGAGCGCTAAAACCGATACAGTCACCAATATAACGATCAGAATGGCTACAGCCAAAATGCGCGATTGTCTGACAGTCAGATTATCGAACATTTAACCCTTTCCCTCCTCGTCAGCAGCAATTTCCGCGGAGATATGAAATCGTTCTGTATTGTTCTTTTTACTTCTTGTAACCGGTGACCTAAAGGTAACGTCCTGGAATAATTTTGAAGTCTCGAGGATTGGAATCAGTGAAGCTGATGCTGTCGATTGGCCGTGTAGATGAATGGTATTACCCCTGACTTCGAAATTACTTACCCAAGTATCATCGGGAAGCAACAGCGTCAATTCCAGAATTATGTCGAGAACCGACTTGGTTGCCTGTTTTCTCTCTTCTAAAAAGCGGTTTTCACTTCTCGCCGACGTCACCTGTTCCCGCAGCGCGGCAACCTGTGTGGCTTTCGATTTATACTCTTCCAGCTCACTTTCGAGCTGTTTCAGTAATGTGGATTTCTGCCATAGGGGGAGTATCAGATTACCGATAAACAACAGCAGCAGGATCAAGAAAAGGGTCAGGTTAAGCAGACGATAGCGTTTGTATGGTTTCTCCCGTTTCTCGGGAGGCAGAAGATTGACCTCATTTAAATTATGCTCTATCTCCTCACACGGGGAAATGGCATTGATTCGTACCTGATTCTCCTCCAACTGCTTCAACGCCAGCGAAATCTTATCGATCGGCGCAAGAATCAAGGTGATGTCGAGCGTACGATTCTGCTTGTCACGGGTATTGATAATATAGTCATAGTAGACCTGCTCAACACTGAATGGAGTCTGCCGATCCATTTCGAACGCAAGCACCTCACGCAGATTCTCTTCCGTCTCAATGGGCAGTGTAACTTTCTTGAAGAGATATTTTTTAGGTTCCAGGCAGAGCCGAATTTCACTGGCGTTATTGAGTATCCTTCTGTGTTCAGTGTCGTTGAAGTCAACGATCCTGAGATAGTTCTCGACCACCTCTTCGCCACTCAACCCCTGGTTGACGATGCGCAGTGTTTCATCCTTAAAGAGCAGTTGAGCTGGTTTTCCACCCCGAAGAAGGGTACGAACTCTCTCCGGCAGGAGCATACTGATCTCACCACGCCACCAGAACCAGAAATTACTGAGTTGATATTTCAGGGATTGCGTTGCCATGGGATAATTTTAACGGGTTTTGCTGCTCATAACGAATCGTGCCAGGAACGAATCGAATAAGGTGTCTTGTCTTGACTTCTCAGGTCGATATCAACCAACAATTGAGTTCTTGCACCCTGTGATGAAGACGCTTCAACCTGTATACGGTAGGCAGAACCAACTGCTTGGCCATCATCTTCTTCCATCTCCAGATCAGCCAGGTCACTGTCGATGTAATCAATGACACCCGCCAGTACTTCACCTGTCGCCTCCTTACCTTTCAGCAGGGATACCAACCTCTCAGGTGCATATCGTAAATCCACAATTTGTGTATTGGAATAGAGGGTGATATAGGGACGTAAGCGCTCTACCTTGTCTGCATCAAATCCCAATACATAAGCGAGCTCATCGATACTCACAAAGTCACGACCCGCTGTGGTATACGGATGGCCGGCACTCCGGTAATCGGCATCCTCAGCGCCATTGAGATGACGTAAATCATCGCCGTCACGCCAGTCAACCAGGCGATCGGCAAGCATCTCACGATCTTGAATGTCTTCAGTTATCAATGCAAACAAATTGACCAAATGTTCTCTCGACGCCCTGTTCAGATCGAGTAGACCGGATGAGTTGCGGATGGATATGTTGACTTTGCCCAGATCGGATTCAAGCTGGTGGATTTGACCATTGCTACTCCATCGTTGCGACGCATCTTTGACCATCAGTTCAAGAATTGCCCGATTAACGCCACTCTCCGCCAACAGCCTTGAATGTAGCGCATCAATTGCATTGCCTGTCAATCTGGTCTCGACCTTGGAATGGGTGGAAAAACTGGCGGCGACGATGGTCAACAGGGCGACCAGCCATAGCACCAGCACGAGTGCAAAGCCACTCTGACCGGTATATTGCCTCCTCCCCTTCATCATCATGGTCGCTGTACAATCATGGGATAATTTTGGTGGACTCTAAAATAGTGTTCCTGCGTTCCATCCTCATCGCCTGGATAACGCAGGCTCAAACGGATCAATTCTGGATAGCGTGTCGAGCCGGCTTCCCAATTGCCAAACCATCCAGCAGTTTCCCGCTCCTGTTTACTGCCGAAGTATGAAAACTCAACCTCTTCCAACCCGGTCATCAGAACGCGACGTGATCCATTCCCAGGCAGCGTCAGTTGCGAGGCATTCGGATCGAGCGGAGTATAATAGAGCACCAGGCTGATTCCCTGCTCATAAGCGTTTTCCTGCACCAGAAGATATTCGAACAATCCACCGGCCCTGTGCTGTTGCGGGGCCTTTGAAAGGAATTGAAGTTGTCGCGCCTCCCCGGTCAAGGCCAATACACGCTGTTTCTGATCCCGCCAGACCAGTGGCACAAGGTGCTGAATCATGGAAGTGATTCTCTTTTGTATCAAGTGCTCCTCAAGCACAGCATCACTATGCTCAGTCAAACTCTCCCAGCCTTTGAGATTGATAAACAGCATTGTCACCGAGGTTGTCATGATGACTGCCAACAATAGCATCGCTACCATAACTTCCAGCAACGTGAAGCCTCCACTGCGATGACCTGCCACATTCACGACCCCATCCACAACGGTCAAAACGATGCGTGGCCGTTTTGCAGCAACAGTTCGCTTAGGGTTTATCATATACAAGACCTATGCGTGTGAATGTCAGCCTTCTTTCACCACCAGGGGCTTCCCATGCGATAGCGAAGGTCTCTTCCACGGGCTGCAGAGGCACCGCCAATTTTTTCTCGACTGACCAGCCACTATAGGGCTGTCGCAGATAGTGCCATCTGAACCCACCCTGTTCGCTCCCCTGTTCATTCAGGTCGCTGTTGCTTCGATCGACAGCCATTTGATCCAACCTTGATTCGGCTATCTGGACAGCCTTGAGATAGTCAGTCGCAACCTGGTGGTTGCGCAGGGTTGTGGCGTTGATCCTGAGAATCACACTCATGGTCATGCTTAGAATGACAAACGCCACCAGCACCTCGATCAACGACATGCCTTCAGACTTGGTATGGGGCATTCGCTTTAAGCTCTTCGGGATCCAAGACCCGGACCCGGCTTGTCAGCCAGTCCACAGCAATGGCGAAGCGCTGTCCGCCGTTATCGAGAATCAATATACCTCCAGTCGAGCTGCCATCCGGAAAGAATTCGAATACCAGAATCGGGGCTCCATCTATCCCTATGGCAGGTTTATTCCGGGCAAATTTCAACCCATCGGGCAGGTGTCGTACTTCACCACTGTTGACATGATCACTTTGGTAGGCATTGTTGTGGAGGTCGAACTGCACCTTCGAGGGCACACCGGTAATGATTGCAGTCTGCTGGATATAACGAATCTCCTGGGCCAGATCCCGCGTAGCCGCCTTGAGTTTGAGCGAAGGGAATGCCCTCTCGAACAGTGGTGGTGTCAGACTGACCAGCATTGCCAATATCACCAGTGCCAACATTACTTCGATCAGGGTGAAACCCTTGCTGGATGTCAACTTGTCACTGAATATCGCGTTCATCCCTGCCTCACAATGCAACCAGTGAATTCACGCCCAGGATGGCAACCAGAATCGACATCACCACACCTGCGATGATCAAGCCCAACACCAGGATCATCACCGGTTCCACCAGACTCAATGCACGCTTGATCAGGGTCTGTGTCTCCTGGTCGAGGATCTCGGCGGTCTGCATCAACATCGGTTCCAGCTGTCCTGACTCCTCGCCTACCCGGATCATCTGCAAGGCGAACAGGGGGAACTGGGCATGCTCTGTGAGCGGATCGGCCAATCTTCGGCCTGATTTCAGCTGGTTTACGACCTGATCCATGCCATCGGCAATGACATGATTACTGATGGTATCTTTCACGATTGCCACTGATCTCAGCAATGGCACGCCATTCTCAAGCAAGGTGCCAAGGGTCCGGCAGAAACGGGCTGCTTCGACCTGCTTGATGATGGGACCGACGACAGGTAGCACAAGCAATCTGGCATGCCACCGCTTGGCGCTTACCCTGCGGCTCATCTGCCACCTGAAAAAGAAGATCAGGAGTATTATCGCCAAGGCCAATACCCAGCCGTAGTCCTGAAGAAATCCAGCGATACCCATGGTGATGCGTGTCGACATGGGAAGGGCCTGCCCCATGTCACTGAACAGCTCGCTGAATTGGGGTATCACATAGGTCAGCAGAATCAGAATCGAAGTAATCGCGACAAACAGCAGGATCGCGGGATAGATCAACGCGGATATCAGTGAACTACGCACCTCTTTGGCACGCTCCAAATGCATCGCCAATCGGGCCAGGACACTCTCCAGCGCACCACCGGATTCCCCCGCCCTTACCATCTGCACATAGAAATTATTGAACAGCCCACCCTCTTTCGCCAATGCATCGGCAAACGAATTACCGCTTTTCAGACTGTCCCGAATGCTGGTCAGATGCTGGCTGAACAGTGATTCCTCACCTGCGATGGAGGTAAGTATCGCCAGTGCGCCATCCAGGGGTTGCCCCGATTTCAGCAGTGTCGCCAATTCCCGGGTAAATGATGCGATCTGCTCAGCAGAGACCGATTTGCGCTGAAAGCTTCTGCGTGGTGCCCCTCGGTTCTTTTGCCGACTCTCCTCGACACGTATCGGCACCTGTCCATTGAGGTGGATCTGGTTAACGGCATGATCGCGGCTGACCGCCTGCAGCTCTCCCTCCACGACCTTGCCGTCTGCATCGACAGCCTTATATAGGAACGCGGCCATGCTCAGCTCTCCTGAGTGACTCGTAGCACCTCTTCAAGGGTGGTGATGCCCCGCATCACTTTTTGTACGCCATCCTCATACATGGTACGGGCACCCTCGCGTCTCGCGCACTCAGCCAACACGTTCTTATCCCCGCCCTGGAGGATCAGTGAGCGCAATCCTTCCGACAGCTCGATCATTTCAATGATTGCGCTACGACCTCGATAGCCGCTACCGCTGCAGTGTTCACAACCGACAGCCCGGTAAAGGGTGGCGCGGCCGGGGAATGATTCGAAACGCGCCGTCACTTCCGGCGGCGGATCGTAGGGCACCTTGCAATCGGGACAGAGATTTCGCACCAGACGCTGAGCTACAACGGCATTTACCGTTGAGGTCAACAGGAATGGCTCGATCCCCATGTCAATGAACCGGGTGATACTGCCCGCGGCATCATTGGTATGCAGCGAGGAGAGAACCAGGTGGCCGGTGAGGGCCGATTGCACGGCAATCTGGGCGGTCTCCTGATCACGAATCTCGCCAATCATAATGATATCCGGGTCCTGCCGCACGATCGAACGTAGCGCCGAACTGAAATCCAGGCCAATATTCGGTTTGACCTGGATCTGATTGACCCCTTCGATGTTGTATTCCACCGGATCCTCGACAGTCAGGATTTTTCTTTCCGGCCGATTGAGATAGTTGAGCGCGGCATAGAGGGAGGTGGTCTTACCGCTGCCGGTGGGTCCGGTCACCACCACGATGCCATGGGGACGATCCAGTATCTCCAAGAGCTGCTTCTCAATCGTGCTATCGAAACCGAGGCTGGCAAAGTCAAGATTGACATGATCCCGCTGCAGCAACCTGAGTACCATACTCTCACCATGCAGCGTCGGTACCGTGGAGACACGCATATCGAGAGTGGAACCGTGGACCCTGACCTTGAAGCGCCCATCCTGCGGGAGACGGCGTTCCGCGATATTGAGATTGGCCATGATTTTTATGCGCGAGATCAATGCCGGAGCCAGGCTGACGGAAGGTGTTTCGGTTTCCCGTAACAGTCCATCGACCCGGTAACGTACCTTCAGACTGCTTTCGAAAGGTTCGATATGGATATCGGATGCCTTCGTAGTGACCGCCCGCTGGATGATCTGATTGACCATCTTGATGACAGGCGCTTCACTGGCAAGCTCCTTGAGTTGCTCGACATCATCGAGCAGCAGTTGGTGCTCCATGCCCGCATCGTTTTCCCCAGCCTCTTCCCTCAGCTTTTCACTGAACAGGGTCTGGATCACCTCGTCGATTTCGGAGGCGATACCGATGGCCAACCTGATCTGTTTGCCGCTGATCAGTTCCAGCGCATCGATGACATACCGGTCAGTGGGATCGACCATGATCGCCACCAGATGGTCCTCCTGCTCCTCATAGACAATCAGGCGATGTTCCTTGAGGAAATTGGAAGAGATATTGTCGCTGATATGGGAAAGATCGGGATAGGCCTTTGCCACGATGAGGGGTACTTCACACAGAGTCGACAGAGTGATGGCAAGATCCCGGTCCGAGATCAGCCCCAGCTGTAACAGGATGGTGCCGATCGACTGGTCACTCTGCTGGTTGTCTCTCAGACGAACTGCGCGCTCGGCATCGGCGGTACTGAGTCGTCCACCCTCCACCAGGGCGACGCATAGCGGGTACTCCATATAGCTGAGTGTACCGGTATCATCCTCAGGGGAGAGATTCTCCTTGGCTATCGGGCTAATCTCCTGTCTCACAACGCATGACCTCTCAGGTGGCTGGTTGGACTACATATGCCTGTCGGTCAGTGCCGTTCAGCACTGCCACGTAGAAAAAGCATGAGTCACCAGTTCTTTGTCGATTACTTGCTGGATGCCCGACGCCGTTGAAAGTCATCATGAAACAGGGTGGCGTCGCGTATCTTTTCTCGTAGTTCCTGAGATATATCGTAGGCCTCTTGCGGGTTCCGTACCACCTTTGGTGTCAATGTCACGATCAACTCGGTGCGGCTTATGTCCTTGGTGGTGCTGCCGAAGAGGTTGCCGACGATGGGGAGATGCATCAAACCGGGGATCCCCGTTTTGCCGCCTGAGCTGCTTTCACGAATCAAACCACCCAGCACAACAGTCTGCCCATCGTGAACGATGACGGTGCTCTCGATGGTACGCTGGGAAATTGAGACATTGCCACCGCCGCCAATGGCCGGGGCGGTACCGGGGGTACTGACCTCCTGGCTGACCTCCAAAGTCACCATGCCCCCTTCGTTGATGCGCGGCGTGACCTGCAACAGGGTACCCGTATCGCGGAACTGCACCTCTGAAACAATGGGGGCATCCGGATCGGTAGTACTCTGTGACGAACGAGTCACAATGGGTATCTGGTCACCCACCCGGA
This sequence is a window from Candidatus Thiodiazotropha sp. LNASS1. Protein-coding genes within it:
- the rne gene encoding ribonuclease E, with protein sequence MKRMLINATQPEELRVAIVDGQKLFNLDIEVPGREQKKANIYKGRITRVEPSLEAAFVDYGSERHGFLPLKEIARTYFTEKARSTSGRVNIQEAIKEGQEVIIQVEKEERGNKGAALTTFISLAGRYLVLMPNNPRAGGVSRRIEGQDRTELREAMSELQIPDDMGLIVRTAGVGKNSEELQWDLDYLIQLWQAIEHSAEKPAPFLIYQESNVIIRSIRDYLRADIGEIVIDDKDVFSQADRFINQVMPQYSKKLRHYDDEVPLFSRYQIESQIESAFQREVSLPSGGAIVIDHTEALTSIDINSARATKGADIEETALNTNLEAADEIARQLRLRDLGGLFVIDFIDMTPSRNQREVENRLKEALKQDRARVQIGRISRFGLLEMSRQRLRPSLGEASEQVCPRCKGHGTIRGVESLSLSVLRIIEEEAMKENTGRIVAQLPVDIATFLLNEKRQAIHDIERRQSIDVVLVPNIHLDTPNYTIERVRMGDLPADDDTVSSYKMVTDESEQKVQDFGKTKQPQAEKPAVKSIAPASPAPQRSEAARAVAETGEGGFLKKIFSIFTSKSDEPAKEEPVKKSAKPRQSSDRGQSTTAGKGRKRQAANRGKGGAGENRRGERSERRTQEASTTGKRKPQKSSAKTAEKQTKEKKPQDKSNTQADKANDETPKPKASRRGRRGGRRRRTNAEKSNEQSIANGVSEDKDSTTKGAKVDEPKREAKEAPRKRETRQDAKSIPDANKPAAGKKQKPAARTKPGKDQATQSTATPTVSETARQENQAPEPGPKLVQIETKPQQGEKAPAKKKPEVSSDNPPAPVEKKPEPQITAEKKPRPQTTDEKKPEMPKLQQVETAKRIEKPAAKPIAKQPDTEIGKPVMTERAQQSSQTAVTGQTDKTATAPKPKSSEKSVDSSNGD
- a CDS encoding low molecular weight protein-tyrosine-phosphatase; this encodes MNENIKINILFVCMGNICRSPTAQGVFRDIVEKQGLSDYIATDSAGTIDYHTGSKPDRRARETAIKRGLDLGDLRARIVTSEDFERFDYVIAMDRSNYADLEALCPPGREDRLHLFLDFAPHQPVREVPDPYYGGAAGFDRVFDLVEEASRGLLDKIMSHHFA
- the gspM gene encoding type II secretion system protein GspM — its product is MFDNLTVRQSRILAVAILIVILVTVSVLALYPAWSMNTTYSARIEDTQFQIQRYQRIANQDERYQLEFNKLKRVQQSDSRYLQSKTDSLANAELQRRIKQVVAAGQGEIISTQTAPISQEEILNKIAIRVRMKSTLENLKQIMYQLESQKPYLFIENISLRSRHIPRRRLPKTKEIEKQLRMLDLEFLVVGYIKNGES
- a CDS encoding PilN domain-containing protein gives rise to the protein MATQSLKYQLSNFWFWWRGEISMLLPERVRTLLRGGKPAQLLFKDETLRIVNQGLSGEEVVENYLRIVDFNDTEHRRILNNASEIRLCLEPKKYLFKKVTLPIETEENLREVLAFEMDRQTPFSVEQVYYDYIINTRDKQNRTLDITLILAPIDKISLALKQLEENQVRINAISPCEEIEHNLNEVNLLPPEKREKPYKRYRLLNLTLFLILLLLFIGNLILPLWQKSTLLKQLESELEEYKSKATQVAALREQVTSARSENRFLEERKQATKSVLDIILELTLLLPDDTWVSNFEVRGNTIHLHGQSTASASLIPILETSKLFQDVTFRSPVTRSKKNNTERFHISAEIAADEEGKG
- a CDS encoding general secretion pathway protein GspK, which gives rise to MMMKGRRQYTGQSGFALVLVLWLVALLTIVAASFSTHSKVETRLTGNAIDALHSRLLAESGVNRAILELMVKDASQRWSSNGQIHQLESDLGKVNISIRNSSGLLDLNRASREHLVNLFALITEDIQDREMLADRLVDWRDGDDLRHLNGAEDADYRSAGHPYTTAGRDFVSIDELAYVLGFDADKVERLRPYITLYSNTQIVDLRYAPERLVSLLKGKEATGEVLAGVIDYIDSDLADLEMEEDDGQAVGSAYRIQVEASSSQGARTQLLVDIDLRSQDKTPYSIRSWHDSL
- a CDS encoding prepilin-type N-terminal cleavage/methylation domain-containing protein codes for the protein MINPKRTVAAKRPRIVLTVVDGVVNVAGHRSGGFTLLEVMVAMLLLAVIMTTSVTMLFINLKGWESLTEHSDAVLEEHLIQKRITSMIQHLVPLVWRDQKQRVLALTGEARQLQFLSKAPQQHRAGGLFEYLLVQENAYEQGISLVLYYTPLDPNASQLTLPGNGSRRVLMTGLEEVEFSYFGSKQERETAGWFGNWEAGSTRYPELIRLSLRYPGDEDGTQEHYFRVHQNYPMIVQRP
- a CDS encoding prepilin-type N-terminal cleavage/methylation domain-containing protein produces the protein MPHTKSEGMSLIEVLVAFVILSMTMSVILRINATTLRNHQVATDYLKAVQIAESRLDQMAVDRSNSDLNEQGSEQGGFRWHYLRQPYSGWSVEKKLAVPLQPVEETFAIAWEAPGGERRLTFTRIGLVYDKP
- a CDS encoding Tfp pilus assembly protein FimT/FimU; this translates as MNAIFSDKLTSSKGFTLIEVMLALVILAMLVSLTPPLFERAFPSLKLKAATRDLAQEIRYIQQTAIITGVPSKVQFDLHNNAYQSDHVNSGEVRHLPDGLKFARNKPAIGIDGAPILVFEFFPDGSSTGGILILDNGGQRFAIAVDWLTSRVRVLDPEELKANAPYQV
- a CDS encoding type II secretion system F family protein, with the translated sequence MAAFLYKAVDADGKVVEGELQAVSRDHAVNQIHLNGQVPIRVEESRQKNRGAPRRSFQRKSVSAEQIASFTRELATLLKSGQPLDGALAILTSIAGEESLFSQHLTSIRDSLKSGNSFADALAKEGGLFNNFYVQMVRAGESGGALESVLARLAMHLERAKEVRSSLISALIYPAILLFVAITSILILLTYVIPQFSELFSDMGQALPMSTRITMGIAGFLQDYGWVLALAIILLIFFFRWQMSRRVSAKRWHARLLVLPVVGPIIKQVEAARFCRTLGTLLENGVPLLRSVAIVKDTISNHVIADGMDQVVNQLKSGRRLADPLTEHAQFPLFALQMIRVGEESGQLEPMLMQTAEILDQETQTLIKRALSLVEPVMILVLGLIIAGVVMSILVAILGVNSLVAL